CCGACGCGACCCGTTGAGGCGCGGGACGGCAACTTCGACGCCAAGTTCGATTCCGAGACATTGTTCTATGACTGCTTCATCGGGATCCGCGGCCGGATCGTGCTGGTCGGCCCGCCCTTCCTGAACCTCAAGGACGCCCTTCAGGCCGCCACCATCGTGGCCAACCCGTCCGGCCACGCCTGCAGCTTTGAACTGCGCGAACTCGATCGCCATGGTCAGCTTCATGTCGATGCCCCGGAGGGCACGCGCAGCCTGGTCATCACCTCAGCGCTGGGCGACGTGACGATCGACGTCCAACCGAGCGAAGTCGATATCTTCGCCGGCCGGCGTGTGATGTTCACCCAGTCGCGCAACAATGATCTCCGTTGGATCCAGGATTGGGTCCGCTTCTCGCGCGATATCCACGGCGCCGACGCGGTTCTCATCTACGACAATGGCTCGACCCGCTACACGCCGCAGGATCTGGCCGACGCCATCGGCACTCTCGACGGCATCGCCGCAGTCCGCGTCGTCGACTGGCCGTTCAAGTTCGGTCCGCAGGGCATAGACGCCCGGCGCTACTGGGATTCCGATTTCGGCCAGCACGGTGTTTGGGAACATGCCCGCCGCAGGCTGCTGGAAGCCGCGGCGAGCGTTCAAGGATCCGATGTCGACGAGTTGGTCCTGACGACCAACGGCCGGAGCCTGTTCGACATTGCCGAAACCTCCGCGACGGGGGTGTTGCGCTACGAGGGCCGCTGGGTCATCGGCCTGGAGGGACGCGAGCCTCCGCCGGCGCGCCCGGGACGGCGGCACATCGACTATACGGTCGTGCGCAAGGAGCGTCTCGAGACGCGGTTTGGCGTTGTGAAGGTCGACGCCGACCGGTGCCCGCCGAAATGGACCCTGGTGCCCCATCGGATCAAAGACCGGCAGCAGTGGAAGATCCATTCCATCGGCGGTCATCTCGGTTCGCGGCTGGTGACACGCGAGGTCTCCTATCGCCACTTTCGCGAGATCAGCGACAGCTGGAAATATGAGCGGATGGGCAGGGAGGCATTCGACCCCGCCCGCCATGAGGACGATGCCGAGATGCAGGCCCTGGTCCAGCGCGTCAACTGGGATCGCTGACTGCGATCCTTGCAACTACTCCCCTTGCGCCCTGCCCCGGCAAAGCGGTCAGTTCAGTCCGCTGGAGCAGCGTGGTTTCTTGAGCGCAGGCGCTTGAGCAGGATCGAGCGGATATCGGCGACATCCAGCACCAGCACGGCCACTCCATAGGCGCCGATCCCGGTCAGCACGCTGACGATGAAACCGAATATGCTGTTGGATGGGTCGCTCCACTCGATCAAGGCGGTCGGCACCGCCATGGCGGTCACCGCCACGACGACCTTCAGGATCGGTTCCCAGGCGAAGGGAAGCGGGTGGGCTTGCCGGGACAGGAAGAAGCCGGCGGCGACACCCACCGCTTCGGCGAGCACCAGCGACATGGCAGCCCCCTTCAGGCCGAACGGGCCGACCAGAAAGACCATCGCGACCACGTTGACGACGAGGGATGCCGCCCCATGGAACACCATTAGCATGGGCTTCTTGGCAAGGTGGAAGCTGACCTGGACGAACTGCATCGAGATCGTCTGGAACAGCCAGGCGAAGACCAGGATCGGAATGAGACCGGCGGCGGTATCCCGGAATTCGGGGCCGAGGATCAGAGCCGCGAGATGCGGCGCGACCAGGGCGAGGCCAACGACGGCGGGGAGCACGACGGCGAGCAGCAATTCGCCGCTCTTCGTCAGATGCCGGTCGACCGCGGCCGGGCCATCTTCCGCAAGCGAGCGGATCGCCATCGGCACCACAGCGGACGCGACCGACAGGGCCGGAAAGGTGATGATCTGCCGGGTTAGGTCGGCGGCCGCGCCATAGACACCGGCGGCATGGTCGCCGAGCAGATAGGCAACCAGCAGTCGGTCGAGCGCGGAGTGCAGCGCGAAGACGCCACCCGAAAGCGCCATCGGCACCCCGAAGCGCATCATCTGGCGGAACGCCTCGCGGTCGAACGGCTTGATCGGACCCCGCCAGACCGCTGGCGAGAAGCACAGCGCCGACATCAGATAGCCGCCAGCGACGCCGGCAATCAGGCCGAAGCCCCCGAAGCCGGCATGGACGAAGGCCAGAGACAACCCGATGGCAATGACCGCCCGGAAAATCGTGGCGCGCATGTAGGAACCGGCCTGCAGACGGGCCCGCAGGATCTCCTGTCCCAGTTCGAACAA
This region of Phreatobacter aquaticus genomic DNA includes:
- a CDS encoding lipopolysaccharide biosynthesis protein, with the translated sequence MLLRQTSTYMVAHGTSAALGFLAVILFTRMLSPAEYGVYVVGMGLAGIVSALLFTWVRLSILRFESEGEATDIRLTALAAYGVSVATTPVALAITVFIAGIPFERAAVAITLALALGLFELGQEILRARLQAGSYMRATIFRAVIAIGLSLAFVHAGFGGFGLIAGVAGGYLMSALCFSPAVWRGPIKPFDREAFRQMMRFGVPMALSGGVFALHSALDRLLVAYLLGDHAAGVYGAAADLTRQIITFPALSVASAVVPMAIRSLAEDGPAAVDRHLTKSGELLLAVVLPAVVGLALVAPHLAALILGPEFRDTAAGLIPILVFAWLFQTISMQFVQVSFHLAKKPMLMVFHGAASLVVNVVAMVFLVGPFGLKGAAMSLVLAEAVGVAAGFFLSRQAHPLPFAWEPILKVVVAVTAMAVPTALIEWSDPSNSIFGFIVSVLTGIGAYGVAVLVLDVADIRSILLKRLRSRNHAAPAD